In Novosphingobium sp. PP1Y, the sequence CGAACATAATCTGGCCAGTGACGAGGTCTTTTCCGAAGTCCACCTCGTTTCCAGCCGCAACGTGCTCATCTACTTCGACCGGCCGCTACAGGACAGGGCACTCGGCCTGTTCGCGGACTCACTCGTTCGCGGCGGATTTGTGGGGCTCGGGACCAAGGAGACCCTGCGCCTTTCACGCTATTCCCCGGCCTTCGGCGATTTCGACGATCACATGAAGATCTACCGTCGCAACACCCTGCCGCTGCGAGAGATTACCCATGCACCCTGACCCCATCCGTATCCTCGCCGTTGACGACATCGCCGAGAATCTCGTTGCCCTCGATGCCCTTCTCGCGGATGGCGAAGTCGAGATCCTGCAGGCCCGATCGGGCGAGGAAGCTCTGGAACTCCTGCTCTGCCACGATGTCGCACTGGCACTGCTCGATGTGCAGATGCCAGGAATGGATGGCTTCGAACTGGCCGAATTGATGCGGGGGCTCGAACGGACGCGTTCGATCCCGATCCTCTTCCTCACCGCAGTCGCCACCGATGAACGCCGCCGCTTTCGCGGATACGAAGCAGGCGCGGTCGATTACCTCCTCAAGCCGGTCGACACCCATATCCTGCGCAGCAAGGTCAATGTCTTCACCGAGCTGTACGCCCACCGGCGCGAACTGGCCCGCCAGCGCGACGATCTGGCCACTGCACTGGCCCGGATCACCGCGCACAGCGACAACTCCCCGCTCGCAATCGTCGAACTCGACAGTGCCCAGCAAGTGATTGCCTGGTCGAACGGTGCCGAACGCCTGTTCGGCTGGCGCGCGGCGGAAGTGAAAGGATATAACGCCAGCCGGATCGGCTGGCTCAGCGCCGAAGATGCCGACACGTTCAGCGCACTCGTCGGCAACATGATCGACGGAAAGGCCAACCGCGAAACACATACGCTCCGGTTTCTGACAACGACCGGCTTTACCTTGACCTGCGAATGCTACTGTTCGGCAATCTACGATCCTGCCGGGCAGTTGATCTCCGTGAACGTACAGATCCTGGACATTACCGACCGCGTTCGGGCCGAAGAAGCGCAGCGCCTGCTCAATGGCGAGCTCAATCACCGGGTGAAGAACACGCTTGCCACGGTTCAGGCCATATCCCGCCAGACCTTGCGCTTTTCCTCCGGCCCGGGGGATTTCTCCACCACTTTCCTGGGGCGTATCGACGCCTTGGCAAAGGCACATTCACTGCTAAGCAGCGCCACATGGCAGGGCGCAGACCTCCGCCAGCTCATCGCCGGGCAGGTCGCGATCGGGACTTTCGACCCCGCTCGGGTCGAGGCGCAGGGGCCGGACGTCGACCTGGGGCCCGAACCCGCCCTGCACCTTGCGCTGGTCCTGCACGAACTTGTCACCAATGCCCACAAGTACGGCGCTCTCTCAGGGCCTGAGGGCACTGTGTCGCTGAACTGGGAGATCGCTGACGATCGGCTGAAACTCGACTGGGTGGAAAGCGGCGGCCCGCTCGTGGAGGCGCCTACGCGGACGGGCTTTGGCAAGACGATGATCGAACGCAGTCTGGCAGCCGATGGCGGCGGCGCGACGATGCACGCCGATCCGGCCGGTATGAAGTGGGAACTCGTTCTTCCCTGTCCAGCCTCCGCCAGGGCCGCACGCAAGCAGCCCGAAGCGCAAGGAGACGTGATGCGCAAGCCAGATGCCGAAGCCCCCGTCTGCACCCTTGCCGACATGCGGATCCTCGTCATCGAGGACGAACCGCTGGTTTCCATAGAACTCATGACAATCATCGAAGATGCCGGCGGTATCGTCACAGGCTCGGCATCGACCGTCGCGTCCGCACTCCGCCTGATCGAAAGCACCGAAGCGGACGGCGCGATCCTCGACGGCAATCTTCGCGGGGAATCGGTGGAAGGCATCGCCGCGACCCTGCAAGCGCGCGGCATCCCCTTCGCCTTCGTCAGTGGATACGGCCGCGAGAACCTGCCAGCCGGTTCCGAGGATGTCCCGCTTCTTTCCAAGCCATTCCGTTCGGACCAGATCGTATCGGCAATCAACGCATTCACGAAGCTCGCAGCCCCTTCGTAAAGCAGAAATACGCCATCGCTCGAGCATTGCCTCATCCAGGTATTCGAACGAATCGCAGGTCGGAAATCTGAGTGAAAGGCACGTTTCACAATTGAACACTTGATCGGCTTAAGGTCACAAGTGCACGAAGAAAGCCGCGTTCCGGGCCAGATTAGGCCTTAAATCGTGCGCACAAATACCCCATAATAAAGGGCATGTCTAAGAAGCCGTCCGAATTCAACAGACGCAACTTGCTGTTCGCTGGAGCGACTTTCGCTGCCGCTGCATTGATCAAACGTTCGTCACCCGCTCCGGTTCCCGCGCTACCCTCCGCATCCGCCCGGCCGTGGCGCAGTCCCGCGGTAGCAAGACACTCGTCCGTCGGGCCGAAGTTCGATGTAAATCCCAAACTGCTGGAGAAAGCGCTCGCCGCGCTCGATACGCATTCGGGACGGATCCGGGATCATGGCCGAATCGCTTTCGTCGACTTTTCGGTTTCCTCTTCGAGGCGAAGGATGCACTTCCTCGACATCGAAAATGGCAAGACAAAACAGATCCTTGTTGCGCACGGTTCCGGCTCGGACCCCGACCATACCGGCTTTGTCGAGCGGTTTTCGAACGCTATCGGGTCGAATGCCTCCAGCCAGGGCGCCTTTCTGACCGACGATTACTACGTCGGCAAGCATGGCCGATCGCAGCGACTGATCGGCCTCGATCCCACGAACGACAACGCTCTAGACCGCGCCATCGTGTTGCATAGCGCATGGTATGCGAACGAGGACATGATCCATACACATGGAATGCTGGGACGCAGCCAGGGATGCTTCGCTGTGGGGGAGACGCACCTTGACGATCTCTTCTCGTTTCTTGGCAAGGGTCGCATGATTTACGCGGGCCGCGCCTGAACTCATCGCGCCATTACTTTTCCGGCCATGCAACATCGGTGATGCACAATCGTTAACATACAGGTCTTTCAAGGAGATCCGTGTGCGAAAGAGTGTCATTGCCGCTTCGATCATGGTCTTGACCATGACGCTTGCCGGCTGCGGAGCAACATCGGGAGATGCCAATGGGCAGGCGTCGGGCTCCGGCCAGCTGAGCTGGAGTTCATCGAACCAGCGTCAATTGCGTGAAGCGCTCGGCCAGCGCGCCGTGCACGGGCTCGATCACGTCACCTTCGCGGCAGACGGCGCATCGCAGGCAGGCGAGGCCTTTACCCAGGAAGCACTGCGTTACGCCCGTGCGCTTGCCCAGGGTGCCTCCTCGCCTGAGGAACTCTTCAAGATCTACACCATCCCGCGTCCGCACCCCGATCTTCTTCAGGGGCTGACGAGGGCCCTGGCCGACGGGAATCTGGAAAGCTGGCTCAATGGCCTGGCTCCGCAGAGCGCGGCCTATCGCCACCTGTCGAAAGCCTACATGGAGCTCAAAAACAAGCAGGCGTCCCCCTCCCCCCAGATTCCCCTTGAGGAGGACCCGCTGGAGCCCGGTGACAGCGATCCACGCGTTGCTGCGGTCGCCCGGCAGCTTGCCGCCTCGGACTATCTGGACAACCCGTCCGGCACCGGCAATCGCTACTCCCCGGACATGGTCCGCGCCGTCAAGCGCATGCAGGCCGACTATGGCATCAAGCCCGACGGCATCATCGGCAAGGACGCACTTGAGATCCTCAATTTCTCGGATACCGACAGGGCGCGTGCGCTTGCCGTTGCCATGGAGCGACTGCGCTGGCTCGAGCGCGATCCGCCGGAAACCCGCATCGATGTGAATACCGCTGCGGGCAGGCTGACTTACTGGCGCGATGGCAAGGTTGTCGACACACGCAAGGCCGTCGTCGGCGAGCCGGGCCGGGAAACACCCCAGCTGGGTTCTCCAATCTACCGACTAGTGGCAAACCCGACATGGACTGTCCCCCGGTCGATCCAGGAAAAGGAGTTCGCAGGCAAAGGCGGCGATTACCTGCAAAGCCACAACATGGCCTGGCAAAACGGCTGGATCGTTCAGCAGTCGGGGCCCGAGAATTCCCTGGGCCTGGTCAAGTTCGACATGAAGAACGACCACGCAATCTATCTGCACGACACACCGGCAAAGTCACTGTTCCAGGAAGTGCAGCGGCAACGCAGCCATGGCTGTGTGCGAGTGCAGGACGCGCTGGGCTTTGCCGAATTGCTCGCCCGCGACGAAGGCGTGCTTGACCAATGGCGCAAGTCCCGCGCCAAGGGCGATGAGACGTTCGTGCCGCTGCCGCGCGAAATCCCGGTGAGGCTGCTCTACCAGACCGTCCTGTTCGATGCGAAGGGCGCCCCGGTGGTCCGCGCCGATCCCTACGCTTGGGATGATCGCGTGGCCGTCGCACTGGGTTTCCCATTGGCAAAGAGCCACTTGCTGCGCAATCCCAGCGGAGACGTCGGACCATGATATCGCTTTCGCGCTGCGTTCCCGCGAGACGTAAGGCTCGACTACGACAGGCGAATTCTGCGACAGGCGAATTCTGCGTAGAAACAACGCGGTCGACACAGGCTGACCGAGTAGATGGCTCGTGACGCGCGCCGGCGATTGGAGCAAGACCTGTTGCGCTGCAGATCTCGGGGAACCGGGATCGATCTGGATACTTTTGATACGTCGTGTGGAGCGATGGAACATGGAGATGCCTGCGTGCAGGATGAGACGGTACCAGAGAAGCTTCGCACGTTCTTTCAGGATTCCCCTGTTGCCCTTGCGCTGGCTGCCCCGGCCCGTGACAATCCCCTCATCCTCGTCAACGGACGCTTCGTGGCGCTGACCGGCTATTCCAACGCTGAACTGGTGGGTCGCAATTGCCGCGTCCTGCAGCAAGACGCGGATAACCGCGAAGCACGGGCAAAGCTGCGGGCCTTCCTCGACGACGAGGACGCCCCGAACGTGCGCACCCCGATCCTCAATTTCACCAAGGACGGCACGCCCTTCGTGAACCTGCTCTACATGTCGCGGCTGCGGCAAGCGGATGGTGAAGCGCGCTACATCTTCGCCTCGCAATTCGATGTCAGTCGCGCCCGGCCCGAGCGCCTGCAGGCCTATGATCGCGACCTCGGCCAGACCCTGACCAAGCTGAGCCCCGTCGCAGCGGAAAGCGGCATCATCGTCGAAGCTACGCTGACCTCCATCGCCAACTCGGCGGCAACGATCGCGCAGGCGAAACTTTCGCTCGCGGGTCTGGACGACAGTTCCTTGCTGTGAGCCAAGGCGACGAACACATGGATGCGGGCAACCGCGCTGACGCCGGGACAAGTGTTCCAGTCATCGGGATCGGCGCGTCCGCTGGCGGTCTGGAAGCCTTGCGCGAAATGCTCTCGGCCGCCCGGCCACCGACGAACCTCGCATTCGTGGTCGTCCAGCATCTCGATCCCAATCACGAAAGCCTGCTCGCCCAGCTTCTCGATCGAGCGAGTCCGCTCGACGTCCTCCAATGCGAAGGCGGCGAGGAACTGCAGCCCGAGCGCGTCTACATCATCCCACCGGGTCGCGGCCTCGCCATCCGCGAGGGCAAACTGCAACTGACCGACTTCGCGCAGCCGCGCGGCCTGCGCCGTCCGATCGACGACTTCTTCATTTCCCTGGCCGCCGACCAGCAGGCCAATGCCGCCTGCGTGATTCTCTCCGGGACCGGCGCCGACGGATCGACCGGGCTTCGCGCGATCAAGGAACATGGCGGCGTCTGCGTCGTCCAGCAGCCCGAGACCGCACGGTATGACGGGATGCCCGTTGCAGCAGTCGGTACCGGTCTTGTCGATTACGTGAAGGCCCCCGGCGAAATCCTCGACTGCCTGCTGTCCTTTTTCCAGCGACGCTCGGGAGAGCCGCAGGATCAGGCGGGCCGGCTCGTCGCCGACCATGTCGACGATCTGTGCGCGACCTTGCGCAAGGTCATCGGTCACGACTTCTCCGGCTACAAGCGCTCGACGCTGGTCCGCCGCGTCGAGCGTCGCATGCATGTACTCAGCATCGACAGTACCAGCGCCTACGTCCAACGCGTGCGCACCGATCCGGGAGAATGCGAGGCGCTGTTCCGCGACCTGCTGATAAACGTCACCCGCTTCTTTCGCGATCCTGACATGTTCGAGGCCCTGCGCGCCAGGGTCGTCGAGCCACTGCTAAAGGAACGGAACGCAGAGGAAGAAATTCGCGTCTGGGTTCCGGGCTGTTCCAGCGGCGAAGAAGCCTACAGCATAGCCATGCTCTTTGCCGAGGCTGCTCGCGATCAGGGTCTGGCAAACCCGGTGCAGATCTTTGCAACCGACATCGACGAACAGATGCTGCAGGTCGCGCGCGAGGGAAGCTATCCCGCGGCCGCGCTGGCTGACATCCCCTCGCCCATGCGCGAACGCTGGACAGTCCCGCACGGTGAACGGTTCTCGATTGCCGGTCAGATCCGCGACCTGATCCGCTTTTCGAACCACAGCGTCATCAAGGACCCGCCCTTCTCGCGCATCGACCTGGTGTCATGCCGCAATCTGCTGATCTATTTCGACGACCGGCTGCAGCAGTCGGTCATGCCGATCCTGCATTACGCGCTCAAGCCGGGCGGCTACCTGTTCCTCGGCCCGTCGGAAAGTATCGGCCGCTTCGACAACATGTTCCCAGCGCTGGATCATCACGCTCATATCTTCGAACGTGCCCCGGGCGATCCCATCTACCCGATCGACCTTCCAGCGAACGAGTACAATCAGCCGAGCCGCAATTCCAGCTCGGCCATGAACATCGGCAAGATGAAAATATCGGAAGGTGGGATGGCGATCAAGCGTCTGGCGGAGGGCTACGCACCGCCGGCGATGGTCGTCAACCAGGACGGCGCGGTGCTCTCCGCCTACGGCAAGCTCAGCCGCTACTTCGACTTTCCGGTGACCCGCACCGGTGGATCGAACGCAATTTCGCTGGCCAAGCCGGGACTTCGCGACGTCCTGGGCCCCCTGGTGCGTCAGGCCCGTGACAGCGGCAAGCGGGTCATCGCACGGGAGGTCGACGTCACTTCCGACTATGGCGTCCAGCCGATCGAGGCCATCGGCGAACCGCTGGGCGATGGCACCTTGCTGCTGATCTTCCGCGACCGGGGCCCATTCGCGCCATTCGCGGCCGCCGATCTGTCCGAGATCGAAAGCGGCGACGATCACATGGAGGCGCTGGAGGAGGAGCTGCGGCTCACCCGGCACAAACTGCGCACCGCGGTAGAGGAACTGGAGACAGCCAACGAGGAACTGAAAAGCTCCAACGAAGAAATGATGTCGATGAACGAGGAGCTGCAATCGACCAACGAGGAGCTCTCAACCGTCAACGACGAATTGAAGAGCAAGGTCGACCAGCTCACCGTGGCCAACTCCGACTTGCGCAATTTCTTCGAATCCACCGAGCTGGCCGTGATCATCCTCGATCGCGATCTTCGCATCCGCAGCTATACCGAGGCGGCTACCACGATCTTCCCGCTGCAGGTAACCGACCGGGGCCGTTCGCTCGCCGATGTTGCGACGCGGCTCGACGAGGGCAACTACCTGGACGATGCCCGCGCCGTCGCCACCCACGGCGAGCCCGTCCAGCGCCGCGTGCACACGCGAGACGGCAAGCGCACTCTCTCGCTGCGCGTACTGCCCTACCGCACCCAGCATGGCACGATCGATGGCGCGACCCTGGTACTGACCGACATCACCGAGGCGCTATCCATGGAACACGATCTGGCCGCCGAGCGTGAGCGCCTCGATCTTGCCATCAGGGCCGGCGGCATCGGGGTTTGGGAATACAGCGTCGATAGCGGCGAACTGATCGCCGACGCCACCAATCGCCGCCTTCTGGGCCTGCCGCCTACCGGCGACGTGCGGATCGACGATGCGTTCGCGAACGTCCATCCTGAGGACCGCGCGACGATCGAGGCGAGCCTGCGCAAGGCCAGCGCCGCCAACGACGATTTCGAAGCCTCGTTTCGGGTCATGCTGCCGGACGACAGCGTCCGGCACCTCAAGAGCTTCGGTCGCCTGATATCGAGTTCGGAACCCAAACGCCTCGTGGGTGCAGCGATCGACATGACCCCGGAATACGCGCTGGCGGAAACCAGGGCGCTGATGCTGCGCGAGATGAACCACCGGGTAAAGAACCTCTTCGCGGTGGTCAGCGGCATGATTTCGGCTGCCGGCCGCTCGCACGACGACGTGCGCAGCTACAGCGAGGACTTGCGCGAACGAATTGCCGCGCTGGGACGTGCGCATTCGCTGGCCGCGCCTTCGGGCGACCAGCAGTCGATCCCCTTGCGCGCATTGATCGAGACGACGACCGCCCCCTATGACGGCCACGCGCGGATCGAGTTGCACGGCCCGGATGTCTCCATCGAGCGCTCCTGCCTGTCCTCGTTGGCGCTGATCCTTCACGAATGGACGACCAATGCCGCGAAGTACGGCGCGCTCGGCTCCGGCAATGGCGCCCTCGTCGTTACATGGGAGCTGGGCGAGGAAGGCCTGGACCTCAACTGGACCGAGCGCAGCCAGGGAAGCGTCGAGATACCGGAGGGCAGCGGCTTCGGAACGCTGCTGGTTACGACGTCCGCCCGCCAGCTCAAGGCCGAACTGTCGCGAGAAGTGAACGATGACAGCTATAGGCTGCGCATACAGCTTCCGCCCAAGGTGATGCTGGCATGACCCGCTCCGTGCTCATCGCCGAAGACGAACTGATCGTCGCGCTCGACCTGGAAGCCATCGTCGAGGAGGCCGGCTTCGCGGTCTCGCGGACCTGCGAGTCCCTGTCTTGCACGCAGGAGGCACTCGATCACGGGATGCCCGCCTGTGCAATCCTAGACGTGCGTTTGGTGGATGGAGAAGTCTATCCGGCCGCGGATCGGCTCCATGCTGCCGGCGTGCCCATCATCTTCCACTCCGGCCATGCCGACGAGGCGCAGTTGCGGGACCGCTACCCGGACGCCCAGTTCTGCCCCAAGCCCAGCTCACCCTGGTCCCTGCGCGACGCCCTGCAACGCGCGCTGGCCGGGTAGCCGTTCCCACTCCTTCGTGCTCCCGCTCCGCGCAACCGCACCTTTCGGGCAGCGCGCAGCCTCGCTTTCCAGCCTCTTCCCGACTGGATTTCGTGCCGGGATCAAGGAGGCGGAAAGGATGGCAATTCGGGATCGGGGCCGCCGTCCTCCCGCTTCGCCGGGCCCCTTCCGCAAGGGGCGGCACTTGCTCGCAGTCCTGCGGCGCAGGACTTAACTTAGGCCTTGCCGTCCAACGTTGCCTGTATTCACGCGGCGAGAGCCCTGTCGCGCGCCTAAGAGCCCCCGTAGATCCGCAATACCTCCCACGTCTACCTGTATTCTTCCCAGGCCAGTGAGGCCTCGCTGGTATCGACCGGAAAAACCGCCCGGATGCCCAGGGCCTCGCGCGCCTCCACTATCGGCAGGTGGAACACGTCTTCGTATTTCATCATGAATATTGGCTGC encodes:
- a CDS encoding response regulator; translated protein: MHPDPIRILAVDDIAENLVALDALLADGEVEILQARSGEEALELLLCHDVALALLDVQMPGMDGFELAELMRGLERTRSIPILFLTAVATDERRRFRGYEAGAVDYLLKPVDTHILRSKVNVFTELYAHRRELARQRDDLATALARITAHSDNSPLAIVELDSAQQVIAWSNGAERLFGWRAAEVKGYNASRIGWLSAEDADTFSALVGNMIDGKANRETHTLRFLTTTGFTLTCECYCSAIYDPAGQLISVNVQILDITDRVRAEEAQRLLNGELNHRVKNTLATVQAISRQTLRFSSGPGDFSTTFLGRIDALAKAHSLLSSATWQGADLRQLIAGQVAIGTFDPARVEAQGPDVDLGPEPALHLALVLHELVTNAHKYGALSGPEGTVSLNWEIADDRLKLDWVESGGPLVEAPTRTGFGKTMIERSLAADGGGATMHADPAGMKWELVLPCPASARAARKQPEAQGDVMRKPDAEAPVCTLADMRILVIEDEPLVSIELMTIIEDAGGIVTGSASTVASALRLIESTEADGAILDGNLRGESVEGIAATLQARGIPFAFVSGYGRENLPAGSEDVPLLSKPFRSDQIVSAINAFTKLAAPS
- a CDS encoding murein L,D-transpeptidase catalytic domain family protein — protein: MSKKPSEFNRRNLLFAGATFAAAALIKRSSPAPVPALPSASARPWRSPAVARHSSVGPKFDVNPKLLEKALAALDTHSGRIRDHGRIAFVDFSVSSSRRRMHFLDIENGKTKQILVAHGSGSDPDHTGFVERFSNAIGSNASSQGAFLTDDYYVGKHGRSQRLIGLDPTNDNALDRAIVLHSAWYANEDMIHTHGMLGRSQGCFAVGETHLDDLFSFLGKGRMIYAGRA
- a CDS encoding L,D-transpeptidase family protein, whose amino-acid sequence is MRKSVIAASIMVLTMTLAGCGATSGDANGQASGSGQLSWSSSNQRQLREALGQRAVHGLDHVTFAADGASQAGEAFTQEALRYARALAQGASSPEELFKIYTIPRPHPDLLQGLTRALADGNLESWLNGLAPQSAAYRHLSKAYMELKNKQASPSPQIPLEEDPLEPGDSDPRVAAVARQLAASDYLDNPSGTGNRYSPDMVRAVKRMQADYGIKPDGIIGKDALEILNFSDTDRARALAVAMERLRWLERDPPETRIDVNTAAGRLTYWRDGKVVDTRKAVVGEPGRETPQLGSPIYRLVANPTWTVPRSIQEKEFAGKGGDYLQSHNMAWQNGWIVQQSGPENSLGLVKFDMKNDHAIYLHDTPAKSLFQEVQRQRSHGCVRVQDALGFAELLARDEGVLDQWRKSRAKGDETFVPLPREIPVRLLYQTVLFDAKGAPVVRADPYAWDDRVAVALGFPLAKSHLLRNPSGDVGP
- a CDS encoding PAS domain-containing protein; the encoded protein is MEHGDACVQDETVPEKLRTFFQDSPVALALAAPARDNPLILVNGRFVALTGYSNAELVGRNCRVLQQDADNREARAKLRAFLDDEDAPNVRTPILNFTKDGTPFVNLLYMSRLRQADGEARYIFASQFDVSRARPERLQAYDRDLGQTLTKLSPVAAESGIIVEATLTSIANSAATIAQAKLSLAGLDDSSLL
- a CDS encoding CheR family methyltransferase — protein: MDAGNRADAGTSVPVIGIGASAGGLEALREMLSAARPPTNLAFVVVQHLDPNHESLLAQLLDRASPLDVLQCEGGEELQPERVYIIPPGRGLAIREGKLQLTDFAQPRGLRRPIDDFFISLAADQQANAACVILSGTGADGSTGLRAIKEHGGVCVVQQPETARYDGMPVAAVGTGLVDYVKAPGEILDCLLSFFQRRSGEPQDQAGRLVADHVDDLCATLRKVIGHDFSGYKRSTLVRRVERRMHVLSIDSTSAYVQRVRTDPGECEALFRDLLINVTRFFRDPDMFEALRARVVEPLLKERNAEEEIRVWVPGCSSGEEAYSIAMLFAEAARDQGLANPVQIFATDIDEQMLQVAREGSYPAAALADIPSPMRERWTVPHGERFSIAGQIRDLIRFSNHSVIKDPPFSRIDLVSCRNLLIYFDDRLQQSVMPILHYALKPGGYLFLGPSESIGRFDNMFPALDHHAHIFERAPGDPIYPIDLPANEYNQPSRNSSSAMNIGKMKISEGGMAIKRLAEGYAPPAMVVNQDGAVLSAYGKLSRYFDFPVTRTGGSNAISLAKPGLRDVLGPLVRQARDSGKRVIAREVDVTSDYGVQPIEAIGEPLGDGTLLLIFRDRGPFAPFAAADLSEIESGDDHMEALEEELRLTRHKLRTAVEELETANEELKSSNEEMMSMNEELQSTNEELSTVNDELKSKVDQLTVANSDLRNFFESTELAVIILDRDLRIRSYTEAATTIFPLQVTDRGRSLADVATRLDEGNYLDDARAVATHGEPVQRRVHTRDGKRTLSLRVLPYRTQHGTIDGATLVLTDITEALSMEHDLAAERERLDLAIRAGGIGVWEYSVDSGELIADATNRRLLGLPPTGDVRIDDAFANVHPEDRATIEASLRKASAANDDFEASFRVMLPDDSVRHLKSFGRLISSSEPKRLVGAAIDMTPEYALAETRALMLREMNHRVKNLFAVVSGMISAAGRSHDDVRSYSEDLRERIAALGRAHSLAAPSGDQQSIPLRALIETTTAPYDGHARIELHGPDVSIERSCLSSLALILHEWTTNAAKYGALGSGNGALVVTWELGEEGLDLNWTERSQGSVEIPEGSGFGTLLVTTSARQLKAELSREVNDDSYRLRIQLPPKVMLA
- a CDS encoding response regulator, producing MTRSVLIAEDELIVALDLEAIVEEAGFAVSRTCESLSCTQEALDHGMPACAILDVRLVDGEVYPAADRLHAAGVPIIFHSGHADEAQLRDRYPDAQFCPKPSSPWSLRDALQRALAG